The Gracilibacillus caseinilyticus genome segment GTACTTCAAAGTGTAAATGGCTACCAAAGGAATGTCCGGTATCACCCATACCACCGATTGTTTGACCTTGCGTAACATTTTGTTCTAATGAAACGTTGGAACTGTTTAAGTGCGCATATACAGTCGTTAATTCCAGACTCGGATGATATATGTATACTACATTTCCGTAACTGGAGGAATAATTAGCCCGTGTTACCTTACCATCGGCAGCTGCTCTAATGGTCGTTCCTACACTGTTCGCGATATCTATACCGTAATGGAATCCACCACCATCAAAGTCACGGTAGCCATAATCTGAAGAGTGTCTTCCCTGTGCTGGCCAGACTAAACTGCCGTTTCCTCCTGCAGATAAAGAACCACCGCTACTGCTTCCGCCATTTGAAGGGGAATTATTTTCTTCTTCTTTCGATAATTGATCTAATTTTTCTTTAGCTTCTTTTTTCGCTTGTGCAATTACAGCTGCTTGATTATTAAGCGTTTCTTGCTGTTCAGCTAAACTCATTTTATGTTCATGCAGTTCTTGTTCTTCTGATTCCAAGTCCGCCATTAGCATCTCTTTATTATCTTTTTGATTGTTCAGTGTCGACTTAATTTCGTTTAATTCTTCTTGTTGTGCCACTAAATTCGATTTCGTATTTTCAAGTTGTGCTTTGCTGTCTTCTAACGCAACTTGTTTTTCTTCGACTTCTTTTTTGTTTTTCTCAACCGTTGCTTTATTTTCTTCTAATTTTTTCTTGTCCGCTTGTTGTTCTTCCATGATGTTTTTATCAGAATCCATGATTTTGTTAACAGCGGTAGCACGGTTAATGAAATCACCAAAGCTTTGTGCTCCTAAGATGACTTCCAAATAGCTGACGCTTCCTCCATTTTGCTGGATGGAGCGCAATCTGTTCTTTAATA includes the following:
- a CDS encoding murein hydrolase activator EnvC family protein, producing the protein MKKFNLLLIFLLIASLIPANTIFAESADELDEKINDLEDQESNLEEKSDGVENKVSETEDKIAENQDQQHETQSEISSLNSDLEDTQAKLAAKQEEIAQTNNEIQTTEAEIQKTEDEITSLKEEIESLKKEIKELEEKIASREKLLKNRLRSIQQNGGSVSYLEVILGAQSFGDFINRATAVNKIMDSDKNIMEEQQADKKKLEENKATVEKNKKEVEEKQVALEDSKAQLENTKSNLVAQQEELNEIKSTLNNQKDNKEMLMADLESEEQELHEHKMSLAEQQETLNNQAAVIAQAKKEAKEKLDQLSKEEENNSPSNGGSSSGGSLSAGGNGSLVWPAQGRHSSDYGYRDFDGGGFHYGIDIANSVGTTIRAAADGKVTRANYSSSYGNVVYIYHPSLELTTVYAHLNSSNVSLEQNVTQGQTIGGMGDTGHSFGSHLHFEVHKGGWSYHGAINPMPYLP